A stretch of Prunus dulcis chromosome 6, ALMONDv2, whole genome shotgun sequence DNA encodes these proteins:
- the LOC117630728 gene encoding uncharacterized protein LOC117630728: protein MNWVQRKIYLYNVTFGLYMLDWWERYLFNTLVVVLMWFIFYNGSRYVTEFCKRHLW, encoded by the exons ATGAATTGGGTTCAACGAAAGATTTATCTTTACAATGTCACTTTTGGGCTCTATATGTTGGATTGGTGGGAGCGTTATCTCTTCA ATACTTTGGTCGTTGTGTTGATGTGGTTCATTTTTTACAATGGCTCACGATATGTAACGGAGTTTTGCAAGAG GCATCTATGGTGA